TCGCTGGAGACCGAGGAGCAGATGTTCGACATCACGCTCGAGCAGGCGCTGGCGATCTACGCCCAGCCCAAGCAGCGCGGCCGCCGGACCGCCGCGCCGCCGCTGCGCGAGCTGGGTCCCGACCCGACGTCAGGCAACCCGGTGGTGGTCAAGGAGGGTCGCTTCGGGGCGTACGTCACCGACGGTGAGACCAACGCCACCCTGCGCAAGGCGGACTCGGTCGAGAGCGTGACGATCGAGCGGGCGGCGGAGCTGCTGGCCGAGAAGCGCGCCAAGGGGCCGGCGCCGAAGAAGCGCGCAGCCCAGAAGACGGCCAAGAAGTCGACCGCGAAGAAGACGGCCAAGAAGGCCGCGACCGAGAAGTGAGGGCCGCCGACGGGGGCCCGCGGACGCCCGGATCGGCCTGGGGACGCTGCGCCGGTCCGTGGGCGGTGCCGTCTACGCTGGCCCGGTGAGCACCGCCACGCAGGTCATCCCGGACCACGACCTGCGCGGCGTGCTGCGGATCCCCGCCTTCCGCCGGCTGTGGACCGCGCTCTCGCTGTCCAGCCTCGGTGACTGGCTCGGCCTGCTCGCGCTGACCGCTCTGGCGCCGCGGCTGGCCGATGACGGCTACGCCGCTGCCAACCTGGCCATCGCGGGCGTCTTCATCCTCCGGCTCGCCCCGGCGATCCTGATCGGGCCGCTCGGCGGGGTCGTCGCCGACCGTCTCGACCGGCGCTGGACGATGGTGGTCTGCGACGTCGCGCGGTTCGCCCTGTTCCTGTCGATACCGCTGGTCGGCACCCTGTGGTGGCTGCTCGTCGCGACGCTGCTCATCGAGGTCGCCAGCCTGGTGTGGATCCCGGCCAAGGAGGCCACGATCCCCAACCTGGTGCCCCGCGAGCGCCTGGAGACGGCCAACCAGCTCAGCCTGTTCACCACCTACGGCTCGGCGCCGGTCGCCGCCGCGGTCTTCGCCGGTCTGGCGCTGCTCTCCGGCATCCTCGACAACCCGGTGCCGGCCATCGACCAGGTCGAGCTCGCGCTCTACGTCAATGCGGCCACCTTCCTGGTCAGCGCGGCGACCATCGTCCGGCTCACCGACATCCCGGCCCGCGACCGGGGAGTCGGCGCCCACCCTCCCGGTGTCTGGCGGACCATGGTCGAGGGCTGGACCTACGTGGGGCGCACCCCGCTGGTCCGCGGGCTGGTGCTCGGCATGCTCGGTGCCTTCGCGGCCGGCGGCGCCGTGATCGGCCTGGCCCGCACCTTCGTCACCGACCTGGGTGCCGGCGACCCGGGCTACGGCCTGCTCTTCGGGACGGTGTTCATGGGCCTGGCGCTCGGCATGCTGGTCGGCCCGCGGTTGCTGCCCGACTTCAGCCGGCGGCGCCTGTTCGGGCTGAGCATCTTCGCGGCCGGCCTGGCGCTCTCTCTGCTCGCGCTGATCCCCAACATGGTCATCGCCGTCCTGGTGACACTGGTGATCGGCGCCTTCGCCGGCGTCGCCTGGGTGACCGGCTACACGCTGCTCGGCCTCGAGGTCGCCGACGAGCTGCGCGGCCGAACGTTCGCGTTCGTGCAGACCACGGTCCGGGTCGTGCTGGTCCTGGTGCTGGCGGTCGCCCCGCTTCTCGCCGCCGCCTTCGGCCAGCACGAGATCCGGGTCAGCGACGCGATGGTGCTGACCTACAACGGTGCCGCCATCACCTTCCTGCTGGCCGGCCTGCTCGCGGCCGCGCTCGGCATCGTGTCGTTCCGCCACCTCGACGACCGCCGTGGGGTGCCGGTCGCGGCCGACGTCGCAGCGGCCTTCCACAGTGAGCCGGTGGGCCCGCGCACCGAGGCCCGGCGGGATTACGGCTTCCTGATCGCGCTCGAGGGTGGCGAGGGTGCCGGCAAGTCCACCCAGGCACGAGCCCTGGAGGCCTGGCTCACCTCGCTGGGCCACGACGTCGTGGTCACCCACGAGCCGGGCGCGACCGAGGTGGGCCGCCGGCTGCGGTCGGTGCTGCTCGACCCCACCGGCGACGACGGTCGGCCGGCTCCTGCGCTGTCGCCGCGGGCCGAAGCGCTGCTCTTCGCAGCCGACCGGGCCGAGCACGTCGCGACCGTCATCGCGCCGGCGCTGGCGCTCGGCCACGTGGTGGTGACCGACCGCTACGTCGACTCCTCGGTCGCCTACCAGGGCGCCGGGCGCGACCTGGCGCCCGCCGAGGTGGCCCGGCTGTCCCGCTGGGCCACGGAGGGGCTGGTCCCCGACCTGACCGTGCTGCTCGACCTGCCGGCCGCTGACGGGCTGCTCCGGGTGACCGCGCCGGACCGGCTCGAGGCCGAGCCGCTGGCCTTCCACGAGCGGGTGCGCGAGCGCTTCCTCGACCTGGCGCGCCGCGGCGGGCCGCGCTACCTCGTGGTGGACGCGACCGGGCACCCCGACGAGGTGGCCGCCGCGATCCGGGCCCGGCTGGAGCCGGTGCTGCCGCTGAGCGCCGCCCAGCGCGAGGAGCGCGAGG
This genomic stretch from Actinomycetes bacterium harbors:
- the tmk gene encoding dTMP kinase; protein product: MSTATQVIPDHDLRGVLRIPAFRRLWTALSLSSLGDWLGLLALTALAPRLADDGYAAANLAIAGVFILRLAPAILIGPLGGVVADRLDRRWTMVVCDVARFALFLSIPLVGTLWWLLVATLLIEVASLVWIPAKEATIPNLVPRERLETANQLSLFTTYGSAPVAAAVFAGLALLSGILDNPVPAIDQVELALYVNAATFLVSAATIVRLTDIPARDRGVGAHPPGVWRTMVEGWTYVGRTPLVRGLVLGMLGAFAAGGAVIGLARTFVTDLGAGDPGYGLLFGTVFMGLALGMLVGPRLLPDFSRRRLFGLSIFAAGLALSLLALIPNMVIAVLVTLVIGAFAGVAWVTGYTLLGLEVADELRGRTFAFVQTTVRVVLVLVLAVAPLLAAAFGQHEIRVSDAMVLTYNGAAITFLLAGLLAAALGIVSFRHLDDRRGVPVAADVAAAFHSEPVGPRTEARRDYGFLIALEGGEGAGKSTQARALEAWLTSLGHDVVVTHEPGATEVGRRLRSVLLDPTGDDGRPAPALSPRAEALLFAADRAEHVATVIAPALALGHVVVTDRYVDSSVAYQGAGRDLAPAEVARLSRWATEGLVPDLTVLLDLPAADGLLRVTAPDRLEAEPLAFHERVRERFLDLARRGGPRYLVVDATGHPDEVAAAIRARLEPVLPLSAAQREEREAARRAAEERSRVEAELRRLEEARQRAAAQEQARREAAEAEARHREEETLLEERRRLAAAEAEVRAREEAERRAVAQAEHDREEAERAARRAAEAEARRDRREAHRAEREQTRTSRHAAGHRHGGHGDPDDQLTGRRRADDPTRELSLTDELFGADDDDRTVQLPRVTDRGDDR